CCGCCGTCACATCGCCATGCTCCAGTTCCAGCACCCCGTCGTCGCTGAAGCGCTGCACCGGCCCCGCATCGTCCGCGTGGAACGTCGTGCGCAGCGATTCATGTCGGCGCACCACCTCGCGCAGCGCTCGCTCCAGCACGCCCACGTCCAGCACGCCCTCCAGCCGGACCGCGACCGGGACGTTGTAGAGCGCGGTGCCCGACTCGAGCTGATCCAGGATCCACAGCCGCTTCTGCGCGAACGAGAGCTCCGCCGGAAGTGCTCGATTCCTCCGGGGGAACGCCCCATGCCCCCCCGCGTCGCCGCCGGCCTGCTTCTGCGCCGCCAGCTTCTTCAGCAACTCCGAGCGCTTCTCTGGCGACAGATTCGCGATTCGCTTCGACAGATCGCTGCTGCTGCTCATCGAATTGACTCCGCACTCTGGACGGGAGCCGGCCCGTGACGGGCGCCCGGAACTCCGGACGCGGGCCCTCGAGGCAGTGCCACCCGTTATCGATCACGCACGGCCCACCGCTCCTGCGAGAGCGGTGTGGAGGGCCGGAATCCAGGTGCTCACATTATTCGCTCAGCAACCCGCCTGCCATGCGAACCACGTAACGTGGCTCGCCTGCTCTGCGGCGGGCCAGGCCCTCGTGAGACATGACGCGACAGGTACGTGAAACACGTGTTTCACGCAGCGTCGCAGAACGGATGAGGTCGGGCCCGCGCGAAGCGGATCAGTGCCCCGTGGAGCCGGGCGGCTCGATGCGCTCCACCTGCTGCTGGACGGTGGCGTCGGAGGCCACGTCCGGTCCCAGCTGCAGGTACGTCAGCAGGTAGGTGCGCCCGGTCGCCGGACCACTGGCCGCCGCGGTGCGGGCCAGGGCATCGCGCCGGGCCTCGAAGGAGGCCAGCGTCTCCTGGAGGGAGCGGCGCGCGTCCTCGTTCTTCTCCGTCTTGAGCCGCTCGTTCACCCGCGTGATGTTCGCCTCCACCATGCGCTGGCTCTCCCGGGCGCGGTTCGCTTCGCCCAGGTCGCTGAAGGGACCGGTGCCCTCCAGGGACACCTCCAGCTTCGCCAGCTGCCGGCCCCGCTCACCGGGCGGCACCAGCGTGGACACGCCCTGGCGCTGCGCCATGCCCACGCCCCGGCCGTCGTGCGACTGCACCACGAAGTCCACGCCCTCGGCCCCCTGGGCCAGCCGCACGGACTCCACGTAGGGCACCGCGGCCAGCACCACCACCAGGTCCACCGGGGCCGTCTGGCGCAGGCGCTTCACCTCCGCGGCCACCGCGGGCCCCACCGGCAGGCCCCGGACCCCTGGGGGCAGGAAGGCCGAGCCGTCCGAGCCTCCCGCCGGAGCCTGGGGGTCCGGCGACGCGGGCGACACGCCGATGATGCCCACCTTCAGCCCGCCCACGGACGTCACCACGGACGCGGGGAACAGGGGCTGGCCCTTCGCGTCCACGAGGTTCGCGGACAGCAGCTTGAGCTTCGCCCCCTTCGTCTTCTTCTTCAGGAAGTCCACGCCCAGCACGAGGTCGCGCTGGCCCACGGCCATCGCCGTGTAGCCCTGCGCGCCCATCTGCTCCAGCAGGAGCCCCGCGCGCAGCTTCGCCGTCGCATCCTGGCCATCCGCCAGGGTCTTGAAGAGCGCGTTGCCCGCGTCCAGTGCGAGCACCGGCACGCCCTTCGCGCGCTCCTGGTTCAGGACCGTCGTTCGTCTGGCCAGACCGCCAGACGGGTTGTAGCGTCAACCACAGGGGGCGATTTCGCCCCCATTGTCTCCGGTGAAGAGCAGCACGAGCTTCTTCGGCGC
This region of Corallococcus silvisoli genomic DNA includes:
- a CDS encoding bifunctional UDP-sugar hydrolase/5'-nucleotidase, which encodes MPVLALDAGNALFKTLADGQDATAKLRAGLLLEQMGAQGYTAMAVGQRDLVLGVDFLKKKTKGAKLKLLSANLVDAKGQPLFPASVVTSVGGLKVGIIGVSPASPDPQAPAGGSDGSAFLPPGVRGLPVGPAVAAEVKRLRQTAPVDLVVVLAAVPYVESVRLAQGAEGVDFVVQSHDGRGVGMAQRQGVSTLVPPGERGRQLAKLEVSLEGTGPFSDLGEANRARESQRMVEANITRVNERLKTEKNEDARRSLQETLASFEARRDALARTAAASGPATGRTYLLTYLQLGPDVASDATVQQQVERIEPPGSTGH